Part of the Geobacter pickeringii genome, AGAGAACTGGTGCTCGTGTTGCTGGCCCAATTCCGCTTCCGACTGTCATTAATAAGTACTGCGTATTACGTGGACCGCACGTTGATAAAAAATCGCGCGAGCAGTTTGAGATTCGCACTCACAAGCGTCTGATCGACATCCTTGACCCCACGCAGCAGACGGTTGATGCTCTTATGAAACTCGACCTCTCTGCGGGTGTTGATGTGGAAATCAAGCTCTAACGAGAATTTAAGGATAGGGATTTCACCATGAAGAAGGGAATGATCGCAAAAAAACTGGGGATGACTCAGATATTCGCTGATGACGGGAAACGGATACCGGTGACCGTTGTTGAAGCGGGACCTTGTGTTGTTCTTCAGAAAAAGACCGTCGAATCCGACGGCTATAACGCAATTCAAGTCGGCTTCCAAGAGAAGGATGCCAATAAGGTGAATCGGTCTCTTGTTGGTCATTGCAAGAGTGCAGGCAAGGGTGCTTTTACGTTTCTGCGTGAGTTCCGGCTTGATGATGTTGATTCATATAACGTGGGCGATGTGATTAGCGCGGAAACGTTTCAACCTGGTGATTATGTTGATGTCACGGGAACCAGTATTGGCAAGGGTTTCCAAGGCGTTATGAAGCGTTGGGGTTTCAGAGGAGGACGGTCCTCCCATGGTTCTTGCTTCCACCGTGCACCTGGTTCTATCGGGAGTTCTGCGTATCCTTCGCGGGTATTCAAGAATAAGAAGATGCCGGGTCAACTCGGTAATGAACGGGTGACGGTTCAGCGGCTTCAGATCGTTCGTATTGATGCTGCAGACAATCTTATCCTTATTAGAGGAGCCATTCCTGGGGCGAAAAATGCGATCGTTCTGGTGAAGGATTCGGTTAAGGCCCGTTAGATAAGAGATTTACGGAGAGTACAATGGCCATCATTGATGTTTACAATATCGAAAAGAAAAAAGTTGGGGAGATGGAACTCAGCGATGTAGTGTTTAACACGGATGTCAAAGAGTATCTTATCCATGAAGCTATAAAGGTGCAGCTTGCTAACAGGCGTGCTGGAACGGTTGCTGTTAAGAACCGTGCGGCTGTGTCTGGTGGTGGAAAGAAGCCGTATCGTCAGAAGGGTACAGGCCAAGCTCGCCAAGGTTGCATTCGCGCACCCCATTATGTCGGTGGTGGTGTCGCGTTTGGACCTCAGCCGAAGAGTTATAACTTAAGCATGAACAAGAAGGCTCGTCGGGCTGCCGTTCGTTCGGCTCTTTCAATGCTTTACAAAGAGAACAAACTGGCAGTTGTTGATGCTATAGCTTTACCAGCTATTTCTACTAAAGGATTTGTCTCTGTGCTGAAGGCATTTGATCTTAGCAAGACCCTTGTGATTATCGATGAGCAGAACACAAATCTTGAGCTGTCAGCGCGTAATGTTAAAGATGTGAAGGTGCTCAAGGCAGATCACCTCAATGTTTTCGATATTGTAAAGTACAACAATGTCATCTTGACCCAGACAGCTGTTCGTAAGGTCGAAGGAGTGCTGCAGTCATGAACATCTATGATGTAATTAAGAAGCCCTTGATTACCGAAAAGACCACAATCGAAAAAGATACAAAGAATGTTGTTGCGTTTGTTGTAGATAGAAACGCAAACAAGATTGAGGTCAAAGAAGCGGTTGAGAAGCTTTTCAAAGTTGAGGTTGCTGAAGTAAATACTGTTAATATTGCTGGCAAAGTAAAGCGGGTTGGCAGGCAAGTCGGCAAGAGATCCAACTGGAAAAAAGCATACGTTACCCTTAAAGAAGAAAGTAACGTAGATTTCTTCGAA contains:
- the rplD gene encoding 50S ribosomal protein L4 produces the protein MAIIDVYNIEKKKVGEMELSDVVFNTDVKEYLIHEAIKVQLANRRAGTVAVKNRAAVSGGGKKPYRQKGTGQARQGCIRAPHYVGGGVAFGPQPKSYNLSMNKKARRAAVRSALSMLYKENKLAVVDAIALPAISTKGFVSVLKAFDLSKTLVIIDEQNTNLELSARNVKDVKVLKADHLNVFDIVKYNNVILTQTAVRKVEGVLQS
- the rplC gene encoding 50S ribosomal protein L3; its protein translation is MKKGMIAKKLGMTQIFADDGKRIPVTVVEAGPCVVLQKKTVESDGYNAIQVGFQEKDANKVNRSLVGHCKSAGKGAFTFLREFRLDDVDSYNVGDVISAETFQPGDYVDVTGTSIGKGFQGVMKRWGFRGGRSSHGSCFHRAPGSIGSSAYPSRVFKNKKMPGQLGNERVTVQRLQIVRIDAADNLILIRGAIPGAKNAIVLVKDSVKAR
- the rpsJ gene encoding 30S ribosomal protein S10; translation: MPSQKIRIRLKAFDHKLLDQSVGEIVDTAKRTGARVAGPIPLPTVINKYCVLRGPHVDKKSREQFEIRTHKRLIDILDPTQQTVDALMKLDLSAGVDVEIKL
- a CDS encoding 50S ribosomal protein L23 encodes the protein MNIYDVIKKPLITEKTTIEKDTKNVVAFVVDRNANKIEVKEAVEKLFKVEVAEVNTVNIAGKVKRVGRQVGKRSNWKKAYVTLKEESNVDFFEI